The Geobacillus genomosp. 3 genome segment TTTTAATGGGCGACAAAGTTGAGCCACGACGCCAATTTATTGAAGAAAACGCCCGTTATGTGAAAAATTTGGATATTTAGGATGAAAAGAGAGGGATGGGACCGCCCTCCCCGCTTCTTTTTGCCGGCGGGGCCAACCGGCGCGCAAACGAAGCGGCGCCCGCCGTCCGCCTATGTCTGCTCCCTGTAAAGGCAGACCGGGCCGAAGAAGGCTCAAAAGGGAGGTTTATATGAATGGCAGAACATGAACAATCGCGCATTCGCGAAGTCAACATCAGCCAGGAAATGCGCTCGTCGTTCCTTGATTACGCAATGAGCGTCATCGTTTCGCGCGCCTTGCCGGACGTGCGCGACGGGCTGAAACCGGTGCACCGGCGCATTTTATACGCCATGCATGACCTCGGCATGACCGCCGATAAACCGTATAAAAAATCAGCCCGCATTGTCGGCGAAGTGATCGGGAAATACCACCCGCACGGCGACGCCGCCGTGTATGATACAATGGTGCGCATGGCGCAAGACTTCAACTATCGGTACATGCTCGTCGACGGGCATGGCAACTTCGGGTCGATCGACGGCGATGCGGCCGCCGCCATGCGTTACACAGAAGCGCGCATGTCGAAAATCGCAATGGAGCTGCTGCGCGACATCAATAAAGACACGATCGACTACCAGGACAACTATGACGGATCGGAAAAAGAGCCGGTCGTGCTGCCGTCGCGGTTTCCGAACTTGCTTGTCAACGGCTCGTCGGGCATTGCGGTCGGAATGGCGACGAACATCCCGCCTCATCAGCTTGGCGAGGTCATCGATGCGCTGTTGGCGTTAAGCCGAAACCCGGAGATGACCGTTGCCGACTTGATGGAATACATTCCAGGTCCGGATTTCCCGACAGCCGGACAAATCATCGGCCGCAGCGGCATCCGCAAGGCGTATGAAACCGGCCGCGGCTCGATTACGTTGCGTGCCAAAGCTGAAATTGAACAGCACGCCAACGGCAAAGAAACGATTATTGTGAGCGAGCTCCCCTACCAAGTGAACAAGGCAAAGCTGATTGAACGGATTGCTGAACTCGTACGTGAAAGAAAAATCGATGGCATCACCGATTTACGCGATGAGTCGGATCGGAGCGGGATGCGCATCGTCATTGAAGTGCGGCGCGACGCGAATGCGAAAGTCGTGTTAAACAACTTATACAAACATACCGCCTTGCAAACAAATTTCGGAATTAATATGCTCGCCCTAGTCGACGGCGAGCCGAAAGTGTTGAACTTAAAAGAGTGCCTAGAACATTATTTAACCCATCAAAAAACCGTGATCCGCCGGCGGACAGCATTCGAACTTAAAAAGGCAGAAGCGCGTGCCCATATATTGGAAGGTTTACGCATTGCTCTTGATCACTTAGATGAAGTGATCGACCTCATTCGCCGTTCGCGGACGACGGAGGCAGCGCGTGAAGGGTTGATGGAGCGGTTTTCGCTCAGCGAGCGGCAGGCGCAAGCGATTTTGGATATGCGTCTGCAGCGGCTGACCGGCCTTGAACGGGAAAAAATCGAACAAGAGTACCAAGACCTTGTCCGTCTTATTGCTGAGCTGAGAGCGGTGTTAGCCGACGAAGAGAAAGTGTTGCAAATTATTCGCGACGAACTTAGCGAAGTGAAAGAGCGGTTCAACGATGAGCGGCGTACGGAAATCATTGTTGGGGCCGTCGAACAGCTCGACGACGAAGACTTGATCCCGCATGAGCATATTGTAGTTACGCTCACTCACAAAGGCTATATTAAGCGCCTGCCTTTATCGACATACCGGAGTCAAAAGCGCGGCGGCCGGGGCGTGCAAGGAATGCACACGGCGGAAGATGATTTTGTCGAACATTTGCTCATTACATCGACCCATGACACCGTGCTATTTTTCACAAACAAAGGGAAAGTATATCAGGCGAAAGGTTACGAAATTCCGGAGTTCGGCCGAACGGCCAAGGGCCTGCCGATCATTAACTTGCTTGAGCTTGATAAAGATGAGTGGATCAATGCCATGATCCCAATTGAAACATTTGATGATGAACGTTACCTTGTGTTTGCGACAAAACAAGGGATTGCCAAGCGTTCCCCGCTTTCCTCCTTCGCCCATATTCGCAACAACGGGTTAATTGCCATTCATTTGCGCGAAGGGGATGAGCTGATTTCCGTCAGACTGACGGACGGTAAAAAACATTTGATTATTGGCACGAAAAACGGGATGCTCATCCGCTTTCCGGAAACCGACGTGCGAACGATGGGACGCAGTGCAACTGGAGTCAAGGCGATCACGATTGACGACGATGATGAAGTCGTCGGCATGGAGATTTTAGAAGATCACCACGACGTGCTTGTCGTCACGAAAAAAGGATTCGGCAAGCGCACCCCTGCTTCGGAATATCGAGTGCAAAGCCGCGGTGGTAAAGGATTGAAAACGTGCAACGTTACAGGAAAAAACGGCTCTGTCGTCGCAGTGACAACGGTCGTCGGCAATGAAGACTTAATGGTTATTACGACCGGCGGCGTGCTCATTCGCATCGCGGTCAGCGATATTTCCCGAACAGGGAGAATCGCCCAAGGTGTTAAACTCATTCGTCTCTCCGGTGAAGACGAGCACGAATGCGTCGCTACCGTGGCAAAAGTACCTGAAGAAGAAAAGGAGGAAGAGGAAGATCATTCCGCTTAGTCATTATGACGTTCCGTCCACAAAGGTGCGGAGCGTCTTTTTTTGTCAGCGGCAGCACTGCCCCTACAGGTAAATTTATGTTACGATAAAATTGAACTATCGCTGCCGAATGTGTAATGAAATAAGGGAGCACGGATTCCGAAGAATATCGGTGTAACCGCCGGTTATGAAGCAAACCATTCCCGCAGTTCCTACGGAAGGGGATATTTATCGCGCGAGTTCTCTGCAAGATAATTTGTTGAAATATTCGTTTTGGTGTCTCCCTTTCTTTCACTTGGTTTCTATCCCCTCGGGTTGCGCAAGGTGAATGGTACTTACATATTTTCTGTGTTACGGCCTCTCTGTCACAACTTCTGTTCTATTCGCTCATTTTCAGAAGAGAGCTTTGCGCAAAATGGAAATGGGTGTCTTCGATCAGAAAAAGGTAAATGATCGAGATAAGGAGGACATAACTGATGGTGCGCGTGAATTTGGCCCAGCTTCGTGAAGGCTGTGTGCTTGCTGAAGATGTGCTTGGTAAAACTAAAAAACCGATTGTGCCGAAAAATGCTATCATCAATGAGACACTGTTGCACGTGCTTAGCAAGTTTCTCATTGACGAAGTGGAAATCGAACCGGTGCTAGCCAACGGTGAGCCATTCCTTGCGGACGGCTCCCTCTCAATGGAACCTGACGAACGACCGATCATGTTGTATTTAGAAGCAGTCCAACATTATAAAAAGGCGTTCCAATCATGGCAATCCGGCTTGCCAATCGACATCGGTGAAATAAGAGAAATCGCCATTCCTCTTTTCAATGAAATGATAAAGCATAAACGGGAATTGCTTATGCTTCACCATTATACGACAAAGGAAGAATATTTATATCACCACGCTGTCAGTGTCGGGTTGCTCGCCGGTTTTTTAGCTGCGCATTTCGGCTACGGCCAAGGTGAATGCCATCAAATTGTGCTCGCTGGCATTTTAGCTGACTGTGGCATGGCCAAAATAAGCAGTCAAATTTTGCTGAAACCTTCGGCACTCACTGAGGCGGAATTTCGTCAAATAGAACAGCATCCTATTTTTGGTTACCAAATGGTGCAAAAAATTGCGGCATTGAGTCAAGGAGCAAAGTTAGCTGTGCTGCAACATCACGAACGGAATGACGGCAGCGGCTACCCGTTACGAGTTAAAGCAGAAAAAATTCACCCATACAGCCAGCTCATTGCGGTCGCTGACGTGTACTACGCAATGACTTCAGAACGTCTATACCGCCATAAGCAGTCTCCCTTTCGGGCTATTGAGGCAATGCAGCGGGAGCAATTTGGCAGACTAAATGCAGAGGCAGTCGCCTTGCTTTCGAACCATCTCGCTAGCTTACAAACGGGAACCATTGTCAAACTATCAAATGGCGAAACGGCTGAGGTCGTATTTATCCATCCTGATGAACCGGCAAGGCCGATCGTCAAGGTGACGGAAACTGGACAATTGCTTTCACTAGTCGAACAGCGTGACCTATACATCGAGGAAATTTTATCATCCTGAAGCAAGAAGAACCACACTTCCACTCGTGGGTGTCAGTAGGGATGAATCAGGGTTTGCCGTCATTTTTCCTCTTGCTTCCACAGAATAGAAGATGTAAAACGGATGATATAGAAAACATGTTCCTGTACGTGAGAGGAAAGATCATGCATAGAGCCTACCGCTTTTTGTTTTATCTCACCTCAACCAATTTTGTTTGTGACGACAACAAAATAAAAAAACTATTGACTTTTTGTTGCCCATAAGTTATTATTTAATAGCTGTCAACATTGACAGTAATCAAGCTCCTTGAAAACTAAACAAAACGCAAGCGTCATGAAGAAAAGCTGAGGTCCGATATTCCGCCTAAAAGCAACCTGCATCCTGCGGATGGCGGTGAAATATCGCCATTCTGGCGATCGCGATGGGCAAATGCTTTTCGCCTGCAGGGATGTTTACATTCCGGAGGCGAAGGTTGTTTGACCCCGGGCGGCGGGCCAAAGCTGGATTAGCCAATCAACTTTCTTTTGGAGAGTTTGATCCTGGCTCAGGACGAACGCTGGCGGCGTGCCTAATACATGCAAGTCGAGCGGACCGGATCAGGGCTTGCCTTGATTCGGTCAGCGGCGGACGGGTGAGTAACACGTGGGCAACCTGCCCGCAAGACCGGGATAACTCCGGGAAACCGGAGCTAATACCGGATAACACCGAAGACCGCATGATCTTCGGTTGAAAGGCGGCCTTTGGCTGTCACTTGCGGATGGGCCCGCGGCGCATTAGCTAGTTGGTGAGGTAACGGCTCACCAAGGCGACGATGCGTAGCCGGCCTGAGAGGGTGACCGGCCACACTGGGACTGAGACACGGCCCAGACTCCTACGGGAGGCAGCAGTAGGGAATCTTCCGCAATGGACGAAAGTCTGACGGAGCGACGCCGCGTGAGCGAAGAAGGCCTTCGGGTCGTAAAGCTCTGTTGTGAGGGACGAAGGAGCGCCGTTTGAACAAGGCGGCGCGGTGACGGTACCTCACGAGAAAGCCCCGGCTAACTACGTGCCAGCAGCCGCGGTAATACGTAGGGGGCGAGCGTTGTCCGGAATTATTGGGCGTAAAGCGCGCGCAGGCGGTTCCTTAAGTCTGATGTGAAAGCCCACGGCTCAACCGTGGAGGGTCATTGGAAACTGGGGGACTTG includes the following:
- the gyrA gene encoding DNA gyrase subunit A, whose product is MAEHEQSRIREVNISQEMRSSFLDYAMSVIVSRALPDVRDGLKPVHRRILYAMHDLGMTADKPYKKSARIVGEVIGKYHPHGDAAVYDTMVRMAQDFNYRYMLVDGHGNFGSIDGDAAAAMRYTEARMSKIAMELLRDINKDTIDYQDNYDGSEKEPVVLPSRFPNLLVNGSSGIAVGMATNIPPHQLGEVIDALLALSRNPEMTVADLMEYIPGPDFPTAGQIIGRSGIRKAYETGRGSITLRAKAEIEQHANGKETIIVSELPYQVNKAKLIERIAELVRERKIDGITDLRDESDRSGMRIVIEVRRDANAKVVLNNLYKHTALQTNFGINMLALVDGEPKVLNLKECLEHYLTHQKTVIRRRTAFELKKAEARAHILEGLRIALDHLDEVIDLIRRSRTTEAAREGLMERFSLSERQAQAILDMRLQRLTGLEREKIEQEYQDLVRLIAELRAVLADEEKVLQIIRDELSEVKERFNDERRTEIIVGAVEQLDDEDLIPHEHIVVTLTHKGYIKRLPLSTYRSQKRGGRGVQGMHTAEDDFVEHLLITSTHDTVLFFTNKGKVYQAKGYEIPEFGRTAKGLPIINLLELDKDEWINAMIPIETFDDERYLVFATKQGIAKRSPLSSFAHIRNNGLIAIHLREGDELISVRLTDGKKHLIIGTKNGMLIRFPETDVRTMGRSATGVKAITIDDDDEVVGMEILEDHHDVLVVTKKGFGKRTPASEYRVQSRGGKGLKTCNVTGKNGSVVAVTTVVGNEDLMVITTGGVLIRIAVSDISRTGRIAQGVKLIRLSGEDEHECVATVAKVPEEEKEEEEDHSA
- a CDS encoding HD-GYP domain-containing protein is translated as MVRVNLAQLREGCVLAEDVLGKTKKPIVPKNAIINETLLHVLSKFLIDEVEIEPVLANGEPFLADGSLSMEPDERPIMLYLEAVQHYKKAFQSWQSGLPIDIGEIREIAIPLFNEMIKHKRELLMLHHYTTKEEYLYHHAVSVGLLAGFLAAHFGYGQGECHQIVLAGILADCGMAKISSQILLKPSALTEAEFRQIEQHPIFGYQMVQKIAALSQGAKLAVLQHHERNDGSGYPLRVKAEKIHPYSQLIAVADVYYAMTSERLYRHKQSPFRAIEAMQREQFGRLNAEAVALLSNHLASLQTGTIVKLSNGETAEVVFIHPDEPARPIVKVTETGQLLSLVEQRDLYIEEILSS